The sequence TTCTATTTGCAGTACAACTAGGCTAAAGTTTATATATTGGTGAGGAAACATGCTCAGAAAAGTGCGAGCATGAAGTTCCAGCTTGTAGATAGTATCAGTGTGAAGTAGATACAACAAGAACTGATTTCAACATTCCATAATCTCACTACTGTTATCTAACTAGTCGCCTATCAAAACATCATTGATATCAACATGAAGATACCTCGTTGCAACTGCATTTTGTTTGCTTGATTAAATACCAATCCTATGCCATATAGGTTTTTGTTGTTATATAATGATATTTGGATACTTCTCTCTGCAAAATGCAGTAATTACTATGGGCAAATAATTGGTGGCTTGTGAAATTTTCATCCATTTTAAGATCCAACTTGTATGAATGTAGGAACATCAATGTCCTGCCCTCACATTAGTGGGGTTGCTGCATTGCTAAAGGCTGCCCACCCTGATTGGAGCCCCAGTGCCATCAAGTCTGCCCTCATGACCACGGCATACACTGATGACAATACTGGATCTCCTCTCGTTGATGGTGCTGGAGGTTCACCTGCGACACCATGGGCTTATGGATCCGGTCATGTTGATCCACAGAAGGCTCTCTCCCCAGGCCTCATCTATGACATTGGTACAGGGGACTACCTTGCCTTCTTGTGCTCCCTGGAGTATTCCACCGACCACATTCAGGCCATCTCAAAGAGCACTAACAAGACATGCTCACGCCGTCTCCCCAATCCTGGGAACCTAAACTACCCGTCATTCTCTGTCGTGTTTGGTAGAAGGTCCCGCAGATTCGTGAAGTACAACAGGGTGCTAACAAATGTTGGTGTGCCAGGTTCTGTGTACAATGTGAAGGTCGGTGGACCTCCCGGTGTTAAAGTGACCGTGAAACCAACAAAACTCATCTTCAATCAAGTTGGCCAGAAACTGAGGTACAAAGTTACATTTACGTCAACAAAGGCAGGTGACCCAGTAGATATGGCATTTGGTTGGATCACTTGGAGTAGCGAGCAGCATCAAGTACGAAGTCCCGTATCATATAGATGGCTAATATCCTGAATTATCAGGATATGTCTCCCTCTTCAAATGACAGATAAGTAAGTGAAGAGTTGAATTTGAAGGTTTTCAGACTACTTTTGCCTAACGTGGCGCAGAATAACAATTATTTCTGCTCAAGTGGCTTTCTGAAGATCTATGGCTTCATAATACTGTTTTATTTCCTCTTGTGTTTCGATTTAGCAACTGGTTCATCAAGAGTCAAAGTTGGTGATCCATGCCTCTTCTCGCGGCATCTGATGTTTGGGTCTGGAACATCAGGTCATCCTCGAACAACTAAGATTTAAATCAGAATGTAATGACATCAACTGATAAATAAAAATTGTAAGTTGTTAATGTTCCATTCATGTTCGGGTTTCttccatattaaatatttgtttcttCCTTGTGTATGATATCTGCTCGATGATGTCTGACACGGCTAGATTCATGCATTTCTTTGATTGTTCCTTGACCAGGATTTTTTTTCTCATCTAAAATGTCTCCATAAAACTAGTTCTGCTGCACCATGATATATCTGTTTACAGCTAATGGTAGATCTGTGCATCATGCACTACAAAACAGCTCAAAATCTCATTTAGTTCACAACATTGGGCACAAGCAAATCTCATGTGTTGAAACTAATGATGTTTAAGCTCTTGCTCAATTGGTGCAGATATATTCCATGCTGATTGACATGTATGATCTTTTGTTTTCTGGATGCAAAAAACATCATGCTGCatataataatataacataaaTCTATTTTACAAACCAAAAGATGCTGACCAAAAATGTTACAAAACTGTAATCTCTCACATAAAAGTTTCTAATCAGACTCTTCTAATTATGCATTTTTTATTATCCAACTGCTCATTTCTCAGGTCCGTTACAATTATCTTCCATCACCTTCACCTGTGAGTGCAAAACATCTTTTTCTAAATCTGATTGCCAAAGGTTTATCATCTTTTTGTGGCAGAGCTTTGTTCATAAATATTTGGCATGATTGAACTAGCTTTTCATGATAGAGAGAGGTCACTGCAAGCAAAGAAAGTTAGGAAGACACTATTTCCTGAACCATCTAAATAAGCTTCTGGGCACGACTTTCTGTGTGTCACAGGATGAACTTTTCTTGCTTGTTAAGACTCAGGAGCTGTTCTCATGACAAGTCTGGTAGAGATCTTATGGAGTACAGCAAGACAAGTCCTCCGAGAACTCTGCATCAAGAAATGGCCACAACCTCATTCAATCTGGGATCTTTTGACCATGTACCAGGCCACCATTTCCTCCTCTATTGTAGGCAGATAAGATTAGGTTCAAGATCAGTAGGGTTAGGCAGGCTTGCTCTCGATCTACCAAATCCGGTGTCTGATTCCCATTTTCCCAAAATTTCGAGTACAGAGTTCTTCCATACATCATCGAGATGAAGAGTGGAACCAACCACTAGGCTGAGACCTATGAATTATGGTTTGACATGATGTCTCCCAGTTTATACATTTGTTCTTGAATCTTCACAGCATTTCTTGCGACCGGGTATCCACTGTCAGGCACACACACACACCTTAGAGGTTGTATTTTTCTGAGATTGCAATTGAAATGAcagctttttttctttcttgcctTTGAGTAGGCTGACTGAGCATACAAAAAGATTGTTTAGTTGAGCTCTCCTCCCTGGGGGTTGTCATCATTATGTGTAGATGATTGGCTTGCTTTATGACTTCCAGGAACCTTTTGGAAGTCATGGCTTTCATGCCTAGTTTTATAAGCacagtgatagttgttcatgttgAAAAACCGACACAAGTTAGAAGAACAAGGATTAGAATTACTAAGTTGTCATGATTAGCTAATAGCAGTGTTCTTTCTGGTTTTACTTTGGCTGATCAGCCAATGCTTTATTAGAACAAAAGGCTAAAACTAAGCATGAAGTTTGAATTATATGACATTGGGATCCACAGTAAAAGGAACAACAAaacatggatggatggatggatagatAGATGGACTGAAGCCAAAAACCAACACGTGATACTTTGTGATGATTGTAAGCAATCCAAGTTGAGCTCTCTGGAGGTTGTCAACATTATGGAGATGATGATTTGCTTTATGATTTCCAGGAGCCTTTTGAAAGTTCTGGCTTTCATGCCTGAAGGCATTGAATTCAAAGATGCTGCACTCTTTTCTTGTGCCCTCGGTTTCAACGCAATCATTTACCTTTGGTCTCTGTAGCTTCCACCAGAAAGCGTGCCTGCAAGCAAGAGTCATGAGTTTCCACCACCACCCTCGATATATTAGCTCGATGGACGCAGGCCGGGAGAAGGCCAAGGCAGCGAGAACTGCTTCTTCCTCTCACTCAGCTCAAGGGAAACATGGGTGGGTCGAGCAACGTGATGCCCGTCATTAGCAAGATCTACTGCTCCTCCTCGCCCACGACGCTGATGGTGAGGAAGAGGCCTCACGTCATCAATGGAGGTGGCTTTGTGGTGATGAACGCCAGCCATGGTGCGGTTTTCGTGGTGGAAGGTTGCGGAATCCTCGGAGTCAAGGGGGAGTTGGCGTTGAAGGACGGTGACGGAGGGCTGATACTCTCCATCAGCAAAAGGGTAGCGTCTCTCGGCCTGCTTGGTCTCGTCAGCCTCGATGTTGATGTCGTTCTTTCTGTCACAGGGAGGAATCGCCCAAGCTCTGAGCACCCGCCGCAGATGGAGCGGGTACTTGACGGACTTCGAGGGAAGGAAGAAGTCGGTGTTCAGCTTGACCGATCCCAAGTGCCCGATGAGCAACGCCATCAGGATCCGTCTTGAATCCAGCGGACGCAGCGGAGGCTGGGACTTCCAAGTTCACGGGTCCTTCGTCGACAGGACATGCACCATCGAGGATTACAGCGGAGACATCGTTGCGCAGGTAAGGACGTGAATTGTCGACGAGCATGAACTCATGCTGACGTGCCTCGTGTGATCTGAGGAAGCTCGGAGCGACGGACATGGTCGGCGGCAAGGAGTTGTACCAGGTGACGGTGCAGGCGGGCTACGACCAAGCGTTCATCGTTGGGGTGCTTGCCGTCCTCGACAACATCCACGGGGAATCCACTCGgtgctgatgaagataacataagCCTTTCCTCGTTACTGCTAATTAGAGATAGATGAGAAGAAGCTTCTTGACATGGTTGCATGCAACATCATAAAACCAATCATGACTTACTCTTCTAGTCTTCATTATCTTTTAGTTTCTGTCTCCTTTATAAAGAATATGACTATAAAAATCGTAATCCTTCGACGATTGAGGAATCGGAGAACACATCTTCTGAGTTGACTATCGGATCCAACTCAAAAGCTGAGACGGAAGTCAAGATGTCCACACAAAGTTGTCTACATAGTAAACTATGTTTATTATGATGAAGGTTGTGAACATCGAAAACTATGTATAATAAAGGCGTATACAATCTTTTCATTGCTTAAGAgaatgaaaagaagaagaagaagaagaagaagaagatcttaGTTAAGTTATAATTTAACATacggtttctatagcaacaagtaTTATGTGTGGAAAGAAGGAAACACAATTAAAGTTTGATGTTGATGTCGAACAGTATCGAGATCTGTTTTAATAAGATAAATGTGATTGGGTCTTCTATGAATAGTAATTTGGATCTAAGAGAGATACAAATCTCATCTTGAGCAAAAGAAAGAATGAGGTTCAGCCTATCAGATTCATTGATCTTAGTTAAGTTCAAATTTAACATATGGTTTCTAGAGCAACAATTATTATGtgtggaaagacaattaaagtttGATGTTGATCTGCAACAGTATCAAGATCTGTTTTAGTAAGATAAATGTGATTGGCTCTTCTATGAATAGTAActaaattatgataatatttaGAATTTCTATCTCCTTCAGTCACCCACTTTGTTTTAGCTTTAGATGTTGTAACTAAATTATGCTGTAAGTGACCTTTTCAAAagtgaaaattttaataaaattttagaatattttaaaGTGAAAAATAACTTCTTTCTAATTAGACGAGGATGCTATTCAAtactatgattggtatgaaaggaGTTTTCTCATGAGAGTAATTTAAGAAAGAACTTATTTGTTTTAGACCattcgaatatgagaatattaATAGATAGTACGTCAAGATTCATCAAACTTCCACTAGAGTATCAAAGTCGATTTGAATGACTATCAAATTAAGCTAAAAATACAATTGATAGGaatatttattgaaggtcttaattTAAATATCCATCGTGAAGTTAAGGTTTGTCAATCATGTACTATGACAATTATAATTTCTTTTGcatgattatataaaaaaattaatataaaaagtcATTGAACCAAGAATATTAATAAATAAGTGACTAACAAGTCAACTACTTTAATCATTCTTAATTGAAATTCTAATAGTAGAAGATTAACCTAAGAAAAACTTAAAGAAAATTCTAATAGTCATTTAAGAAATGACTTATTTGTTTTGAATCATTCCAATATGAGAATATTAATAGATCAAGATTCATCAAACTTTATCAAAGTCGATTTAAATGACTATCAAATTAAGCTAAAGATACAATTGATAGGAATATTTATTGAAGATCTTAATTTAAATATTCACAGAGGAAAAGTGAAGCTAGAAGTATCGCAAGTAAAAAAAGTTTTTGATGAGTGAACTAattaagaagaaacaaaagattaaGGTTATTGATTCTCAAGGTACTAATAATGAGATTATTGAACTTGAGGTTACCAATTGAAATGATttacattataaaaaaataacttacatttcatccttttcAAAAAATTTCACGTTTTCAAGAAACCTAAAATCTGTTTTTAAGCCTTTAAAATAGGCAgtgattttttatttcattttttaaaaGATTGAAATTATGTTATTGTTTAATTTTACCCAATTTAAGCAAATTTACAACCTCTTTGAATATTATCAGAGAGGGTTTCTGAAAATTTTaggaaataaattttttttggggACTTGAGTTATTCCTTTTTTGAatgaatttacattattttttgcgtcatattAAAAAATTAGTGTAACTTACATCAcacctttttttaaaaaaaataaaataaaattttaatatgccATATAAATGacttaaaaagtataaattaatctttatatttttaagttttaaaaatagatatttattcaaaaaatatcaaaatatcaaacgTTGTAACTCAGTCCGATTTTTAaccaaaaatatcaaaattttattgaaCCTATACACTATCTAATGAAGTCCAAATTGaagaattttcttttaatttttgaacAATTAAATGACATATTTTCAGTTAATAATCTCTtaaaatgcttaaaaaatatatttttttattcttgatctATTTAAGATGAAATTACAAGTTTTCTTGGGCAAAATTTTTATGAAACTTTGGAAATATATAGTGAAGTATtaaataaccttttttttttcttctgtttttgGGCTTTTTAAGAATCTATTTTCAGTTAAGTGAGCATTTTGAAAAAACTAAAATTCtccatttttattttgataatttaagcTGAAATTTAAACTAAAATTTGCCAAAAGTTTCATGAAACTTTAAAAATGCCATATTTCTTTGAAAACTTATTTTTAGTTAATTCGTCCCTTAAAAGGTGAGTTTATCTTGTTTTCTTATTTTTGGCCAAGTTAAtgtgaatttataataaattgaccACAAAATCACTTCTATTTCATCAGagaaatttttataaaatttttcaaaaataaaatttgatatttGAGTTACATTAGTTTTGAATGAGGTTGTACAAAATTTTCAATGAGGTTTTTGGTATCCTATACAAAATTACAATAGAACTTCACACAAAAAACAGCATTGCTTAGGTGCATTTGatcgaaaaatatcaaaatttttgtaAAACTTTGAAAATTTATAATGAAACCTTTAATCCAATCTTTAAGcagttgtttttttgtttttagctAATTTAAGCCAAAATTACAAGATTTTCAGTCAAATTTTTTATGAAACCTAGTAAAAGTCTTAAATGATTATTTCTTTTCTATCTTTGAGCTTTTAAAGTACTTATTTTcagttaattaaaattttaaaatttaaccccttttttaatttttttatttaagttgAACGTTTCATGAAACCATAGAAATATCTTTTGAAGGGCTAAATAATTATTGTTTCTACTTTAAGGTTTTTAAAAGATCTATTTTCAATTAATCCGATCATTAAAAGGttaattttttctcatttttagccaatttaagataaatttgatcacataatcaattttatttcattagagaagattttctaacattttgagattgaaaaaaaaatacacatgattttttacttttggatattataaagaaaaatataacctcattaaaaaaataaaattatgttttttttatctaaaaaattaaCAAAGTTTTCATAAAATATTGAAAATATCTAGTCAGCCCCCTGATTGATCAATTTTTCTTTTCTCAGCAATTAAGAGATCTATCTTAGATTTAATGAGCTCTTAAcaaatgatattttttaatttttatttttgaccAATTTCAGATGAAATTATAAGGTCTTTTGGCCAAAAAATTTTATGAACAATCGAAAATATTTATCCTTCAAAACTTGAAagtatattattttattacttttatcaaGGTTAATATACAACCACttttagacaaaaaaaaattaaatattatcatataatatttttgaaattttgaaggaaaaataaatttaattctaTACAGGATATTGTCATGTAATAACTCtatacaaaatattttaatataattatatttattcaaTTAACATACATATGCTTTACTTGTTAACAAAAAACTTATTTTTGCTTGATAAAAACTTTTTTTATATCtacaatttaattatttttatttcccaAAGCTTACATAATTTTTTTGCCTTTCACACCATATATAAAAACCAATCTTTTGTTGAACAGAGACAActtaaaaataaacaattaaataGCAAATTAGAAAATAGATACACGTGCATTTTTGTCTCGCTTGAGGTCGGTCCTACAGATCGAATCGTGGAAGGCAGAGATATGTCAGCAGGCTTTTACGGATGAACGCGTCGAGACGTTGCCCTTCCAGTCTCCGCAATCCATCCCGCTCCTGGTTGGCAATCGAAGCGGCGGCTTGCAGGCGTGGTCGGAAGGGAACCTGTGCTTGAGGCAGACGCTTTGTTTGCAGACCTTGCAAATGCTGTTGTTGGAGAACGTCAGAACCTCTTTGCAGCGTTTCACGGGGCACCTaggcttcttcttcttgctcgGGTCGCAGGACCCCGACTTCTCGTGCCGCTCCAGTGCGGCCTTCTCCTCCTCGCCCGCCCGCTTCTCCATGGACATTGAGCAGGCCTCGCACACCACCACGAATCGGCTGTTGTGGTCCGCCTTTGGGCAGACGTGAGCTGCGTAGCTCCGGTGCTCCAAGCAGAAGACCTGTTCGAAACAAGGCCCAAATCAGTTGTTGCTGCAGAGGCCGTGGTAAGAGGACGAGGAGATTGGTAGTACCTTTTTACAGCCATGGCAGGTGAAGGGCAGGAAATCGAGCTGATTGCAGTCTTCGTGTTGGCAGTGCTCTCCGATATCAGGAAACGCCTCCGTTCCTCGCCCCATGGCTACTcctgcttccttcttcttcgtcCTCCTTTGTCGCCCCTGTGCCTTGGCTTCGAGGTATTTGTAGATTTGCCGTCGTTTCTTGGGTTCCAAGACACGCGATTGGTTTGGTCTTATAAACATCCGGGATGATTCTGGAGAAGTCTGGTGTGCGCCTCGTTTACGCGTCCACGCGGCTCGCGTACCCGCAGCCGCCGCATCTCTCCTGTCGTAGGTGGTGACGTGGAGTGGGACCCACTAAATTCGAAAGTATTTAGGTAAACTGTTATTCATAATTGGTTCTTACCTTTCAGTATTCGTCAGATGCCTAATATCTCGCGAACCAATTCACTGTAGCACCGACCTAGATAAACCAATTTGgttcaaaattataaaataataaaatattaagaaactaatttagtatatatatatatatttatttatttcgatCATGAGAGTTTTGAGGTGTCGTAGATAGGCTTTATGGTGTTGTACTCATAAATTAATTGTTTCACATTCAATTGCATAATCCATTTCTTTCTCCATCAGATGGAAGGTAAGCAATATCAATCGATACTCCAAAACAAAAAACACACACAATTAGATGTAATATACGCTCGCCCTTTCTCATCTCCATCAGTATATATAAGAAAATAACAATTGAGAATCCATCGCTGTTTCGTATGCGATAAACCCGAAcccgaatccgaatccgaatccgcaTTGATTTAGGTGGAGAGGTTGTTGAAAACGTCGCAGCGACGCCGGATTTCCCCCTTGCGACCGGTCTTCACCCCGTGGACGCTGAGCTTCTCCATGGCGTGGCTGAAGTCCTCGAAGAAGGCCGTCTGGTTGGCGGCGTAGAGCTGCACGAAGGACTTGGTCCGCGGGTCCGCCGCCAGCGCGGTGTCGGAGGCCAGCAGCCCCAATCCACGCAGCAGGTTCTGGTAGTACAGGTTGTCGAACTTGCCCGGCGTCATCACGTCGTTGAATGCGGCGATGGTCGGGTCCTCGACGTAGTTGGCGCAAGCCTTCTGCAGCGCCTGCGCGAACTGGGGGTTCAGTGCCGGGTCGTGGGCGTCCCGGTCGGCGCCGTTGAAGCCGTAGATCCGCGAGGCGAACTCGCTGCAGTGGGCGAAGCCCACGGTGTGGGCGCCGCTGAGGGCGACCATCTCCTGGACGGTGAACTTGTTCTTTTCGAAGAGGGAGATGAGCTGGTCCATGGTCATGTTGGGGGAGGGGAGGTGGCCCGCGACGGAAGCTGCGGTGGAGGCGAAAGCGTCCTTGCGGCCGAGGCGGACAGCGTAGCGGGGCCCGCCCAGCATGAGGACGAGGTCTCGGGTGGCGATGGCGAGGATGTCGGCGCAGGAGACTACGCCGGGGCACTGCAGCTCGAGGGCGGTTTTAGCGCGGACCACGGCGTCGAAGGCGTCCCCGGGGAGGGAGATGTTGTCGTCGGCGTCGCGCTCGGCGCGGTTGAAGGCGTTGGTGGAGACCAGCAAGGAAGCGTCACAGCCGCCGACGAAGCAGTCGTGGAAGAAGAGGCGGAGCGCGCCGGCGCCGGTGGTGGGGGTGGTGATCTGCTTGCTGGTCACCACGTCCAACACGATCTGCTCCACCTCGGGGCACGTCTTCTGGTAGTAGGTGGTGCTCAGCTTCGCGGCCGCTGGGCTGGCGAAGCAAAGGGCCACGAGCCATACCACCAAGAGATGGCTCGCCATCTTAACGAGCTTCTGCATGCTCTTCTCCGATCAAGTTTGATCCGTGGAACCCAGTGCCACTGCCAAGGGGATCGGATGATGGAAGAGAGGAAGGCTTTGGGTGGTCAGAAGAAGCATGGAGAGAAAGGGGTCGGCAGGTTGCggaggagagaagagagaggacGGGAATGAAGAAAGGAGGAAACGGGGACGAGAGGAGTGGCGGGGAGGGGTTTTAGGAAGCGGGAGGGAGGTGAGCGTCGCTCGTTGCTTAATTTGGGTTGTTCTCGGAGGTGAGAGGTTGATGATATCGGAAGACAGAGGTGTGTGTCTGCGGGTGTTAGATTT comes from Musa acuminata AAA Group cultivar baxijiao chromosome BXJ3-3, Cavendish_Baxijiao_AAA, whole genome shotgun sequence and encodes:
- the LOC103977824 gene encoding protein LURP-one-related 6; the protein is MGGSSNVMPVISKIYCSSSPTTLMVRKRPHVINGGGFVVMNASHGAVFVVEGCGILGVKGELALKDGDGGLILSISKRGGIAQALSTRRRWSGYLTDFEGRKKSVFSLTDPKCPMSNAIRIRLESSGRSGGWDFQVHGSFVDRTCTIEDYSGDIVAQLGATDMVGGKELYQVTVQAGYDQAFIVGVLAVLDNIHGESTRC
- the LOC135632305 gene encoding zinc finger AN1 domain-containing stress-associated protein 12-like, encoding MGRGTEAFPDIGEHCQHEDCNQLDFLPFTCHGCKKVFCLEHRSYAAHVCPKADHNSRFVVVCEACSMSMEKRAGEEEKAALERHEKSGSCDPSKKKKPRCPVKRCKEVLTFSNNSICKVCKQSVCLKHRFPSDHACKPPLRLPTRSGMDCGDWKGNVSTRSSVKAC
- the LOC135633084 gene encoding peroxidase 31-like; its protein translation is MQKLVKMASHLLVVWLVALCFASPAAAKLSTTYYQKTCPEVEQIVLDVVTSKQITTPTTGAGALRLFFHDCFVGGCDASLLVSTNAFNRAERDADDNISLPGDAFDAVVRAKTALELQCPGVVSCADILAIATRDLVLMLGGPRYAVRLGRKDAFASTAASVAGHLPSPNMTMDQLISLFEKNKFTVQEMVALSGAHTVGFAHCSEFASRIYGFNGADRDAHDPALNPQFAQALQKACANYVEDPTIAAFNDVMTPGKFDNLYYQNLLRGLGLLASDTALAADPRTKSFVQLYAANQTAFFEDFSHAMEKLSVHGVKTGRKGEIRRRCDVFNNLST